One genomic segment of Ipomoea triloba cultivar NCNSP0323 chromosome 9, ASM357664v1 includes these proteins:
- the LOC116028308 gene encoding uncharacterized protein LOC116028308 isoform X1: MATQPLSPSRTTISQLQMIHVEEKIIIEQVKDTHNPNGGIDVDANCLLKFVEDIFYFNAVPREAMQDKLQLQEHIQKEISFVLLQLSFVIPFTCVSYDDSHSTAIYLLSLLSKYMWHAKGVMLLACFAIIRGKAKVVSQLCHRKGLSYNMTALRNSLNSMLFPDNEFFFNDSIRSMLNLTKLMVELRHSSSMFLANYWIARSVVAYAHLLILGLEPQNQIMTELSHVSTKIKEILASSLPLLSWQAKRMEDNYQTLLHAFDNSSNILDVLKLIFNVKNDKEEPIWYKDTWPRGSSPRSMGVDEFEGEGVLLLISSGKHFPIYAYFAGPPSEVRTIWVPIINNLDDHIQMSDDYYVVLDPQKWIAPEFVRFLKEKCFSTFQVGSDPIVISLDKRGRLVHSNALHMVFTFGFQLYQRSKTRLGDIIPSLENELRERTSSADRVIDDIDKQIHNFAREVRKKINYWVDDIEAKMKSSFRSYDYMLEREQELWIKESWNLLLLVRGSHWTPNEWASHESSTCLNSN, encoded by the exons ATGGCAACTCAACCTCTCTCTCCATCAAGAACAACAATTTCACAACTACAAATGATTCATGTTGAAGAAAAGATCATCATAGAACAAGTTAAGGATACACATAATCCGAATGGTGGCATAGATGTTGATGCTAATTGTCTTCTCAAGTTTGTGGAGGACATTTTCTATTTCAATGCG GTTCCTCGAGAAGCAATGCAAGACAAGTTACAATTACAAGAACACATCCAGAAGGAGATTTCATTTGTTCTTTTACAACTCTCTTTCGTG ATACCCTTCACTTGTGTAAGCTATGATGATAGTCATTCAACTGCCATTTATCTACTAAGTTTGTTGTCAAAGTATATGTGGCATGCTAAGGGAGTAATGTTACTCGCATGTTTTGCGATCATCCGAGGAAAAGCTAAAGTTGTCTCACAATTATGTCATCGGAAAGGACTATCTTACAACATGACTGCTCTAAGAAATAGTCTAAACTCAATGCTATTCCCTgacaatgaatttttttttaatgactcAATAAGATCCATGTTAAACCTCACCAAGCTTATGGTTGAGCTTCGACATTCATCTTCAATGTTTTTGGCAAACTACTGGATCGCAAGAAGTGTTGTTGCCTATGCTCACCTCCTTATTTTGGGCCTCGA GCCACAAAATCAGATAATGACGGAACTGTCACATGTATCCACCAAAATCAAAGAGATTCTGGCTTCCAGCCTCCCGCTACTAAGTTGgc AGGCAAAAAGGATGGAAGATAATTATCAAACATTGTTACATGCGTttgataattcttcaaatattttGGACGTTCTTAAATTGATATTCAATGTCAAAAATGATAAAGAGGAGCCAATTTGGTATAAAGATACATGGCCT AGAGGGTCATCACCACGTTCAATGGGAGTAGATGAGTTTGAAGGGGAGGGAGTGCTATTGCTTATATCATCCGGCAAACACTTCCCCATTTATGCATATTTTGCGGGGCCGCCCAGTGAAGTAAGGACGATTTGGGTtccaattataaataatctGGATGACCATATACAAATGTCTGATGATTATTATGTTGTATTGGATCCACAAAAATGGATTGCACCAGAATTTGTAAGATTTCTAAAAGAAAAGTGCTTCTCAACTTTTCAAGTTGGGAGTGACCCTATTGTCATTTCACTGGACAAACGAGGAAGATTAGTTCATTCTAATGCACTGCACATGGTATTCACATTTGGATTTCAACTTTATCAAAGGAGCAAAACGAGATTAGGTGATATAATCCCTTCATTAGAAAATGAGTTGAGGGAAAGGACTTCTAGTGCTGACCGTGTGATTGATGACATTGAcaaacaaatacataatttcGCGAGAGAGGTTCGCAAAAAGATCAATTATTGGGTAGACGACATCGAAGCGAAGATGAAAAGTTCG TTTCGCTCGTATGATTACATGCTTGAGAGGGAACAAGAGCTTTGGATTAAAGAATCATGGAATCTTTTGCTTCTAGTCAGAGGATCCCACTGGACGCCAAACGAATGGGCAAGTCATGAATCCTCAACTTGCTTGAATTCTAATTAA
- the LOC116028308 gene encoding uncharacterized protein LOC116028308 isoform X2, whose amino-acid sequence MATQPLSPSRTTISQLQMIHVEEKIIIEQVKDTHNPNGGIDVDANCLLKFVEDIFYFNAVPREAMQDKLQLQEHIQKEISFVLLQLSFVIPFTCVSYDDSHSTAIYLLSLLSKYMWHAKGVMLLACFAIIRGKAKVVSQLCHRKGLSYNMTALRNSLNSMLFPDNEFFFNDSIRSMLNLTKLMVELRHSSSMFLANYWIARSVVAYAHLLILGLEPQNQIMTELSHVSTKIKEILASSLPLLSWQAKRMEDNYQTLLHAFDNSSNILDVLKLIFNVKNDKEEPIWYKDTWPRGSSPRSMGVDEFEGEGVLLLISSGKHFPIYAYFAGPPSEVRTIWVPIINNLDDHIQMSDDYYVVLDPQKWIAPEFVRFLKEKCFSTFQVGSDPIVISLDKRGRLVHSNALHMVFTFGFQLYQRSKTRLGDIIPSLENELRERTSSADRVIDDIDKQIHNFAREVRKKINYWVDDIEAKMKSSFRSYDYMLEREQELWIKESWNLLLLVRGSHWTPNEWMNDDEKYIFLC is encoded by the exons ATGGCAACTCAACCTCTCTCTCCATCAAGAACAACAATTTCACAACTACAAATGATTCATGTTGAAGAAAAGATCATCATAGAACAAGTTAAGGATACACATAATCCGAATGGTGGCATAGATGTTGATGCTAATTGTCTTCTCAAGTTTGTGGAGGACATTTTCTATTTCAATGCG GTTCCTCGAGAAGCAATGCAAGACAAGTTACAATTACAAGAACACATCCAGAAGGAGATTTCATTTGTTCTTTTACAACTCTCTTTCGTG ATACCCTTCACTTGTGTAAGCTATGATGATAGTCATTCAACTGCCATTTATCTACTAAGTTTGTTGTCAAAGTATATGTGGCATGCTAAGGGAGTAATGTTACTCGCATGTTTTGCGATCATCCGAGGAAAAGCTAAAGTTGTCTCACAATTATGTCATCGGAAAGGACTATCTTACAACATGACTGCTCTAAGAAATAGTCTAAACTCAATGCTATTCCCTgacaatgaatttttttttaatgactcAATAAGATCCATGTTAAACCTCACCAAGCTTATGGTTGAGCTTCGACATTCATCTTCAATGTTTTTGGCAAACTACTGGATCGCAAGAAGTGTTGTTGCCTATGCTCACCTCCTTATTTTGGGCCTCGA GCCACAAAATCAGATAATGACGGAACTGTCACATGTATCCACCAAAATCAAAGAGATTCTGGCTTCCAGCCTCCCGCTACTAAGTTGgc AGGCAAAAAGGATGGAAGATAATTATCAAACATTGTTACATGCGTttgataattcttcaaatattttGGACGTTCTTAAATTGATATTCAATGTCAAAAATGATAAAGAGGAGCCAATTTGGTATAAAGATACATGGCCT AGAGGGTCATCACCACGTTCAATGGGAGTAGATGAGTTTGAAGGGGAGGGAGTGCTATTGCTTATATCATCCGGCAAACACTTCCCCATTTATGCATATTTTGCGGGGCCGCCCAGTGAAGTAAGGACGATTTGGGTtccaattataaataatctGGATGACCATATACAAATGTCTGATGATTATTATGTTGTATTGGATCCACAAAAATGGATTGCACCAGAATTTGTAAGATTTCTAAAAGAAAAGTGCTTCTCAACTTTTCAAGTTGGGAGTGACCCTATTGTCATTTCACTGGACAAACGAGGAAGATTAGTTCATTCTAATGCACTGCACATGGTATTCACATTTGGATTTCAACTTTATCAAAGGAGCAAAACGAGATTAGGTGATATAATCCCTTCATTAGAAAATGAGTTGAGGGAAAGGACTTCTAGTGCTGACCGTGTGATTGATGACATTGAcaaacaaatacataatttcGCGAGAGAGGTTCGCAAAAAGATCAATTATTGGGTAGACGACATCGAAGCGAAGATGAAAAGTTCG TTTCGCTCGTATGATTACATGCTTGAGAGGGAACAAGAGCTTTGGATTAAAGAATCATGGAATCTTTTGCTTCTAGTCAGAGGATCCCACTGGACGCCAAACGAATGG ATGAATGATGATGAAAAATACATTTTCTTATGCTGA